CGCCTTATTTGATGATCTCGCTGACCCTTCCCGCGCCCACCGTCCGGCCGCCCTCGCGCACCGCGAACCGCAGCCCCTTCTCCATCGCGATCGGCGTGATCAGCTCGCACTCCACCG
This genomic interval from Chlamydiota bacterium contains the following:
- a CDS encoding elongation factor Tu; translation: VECELITPIAMEKGLRFAVREGGRTVGAGRVSEIIK